Proteins encoded in a region of the Trypanosoma brucei gambiense DAL972 chromosome 11, complete sequence genome:
- a CDS encoding exosome-associated protein 4, putative translates to MGVPTMERSHGRRSPDEVRYPHIVLNVLGQSYSSACIEVGSTRVVCAVHHPQQLIDEYRGSRGRVACTVRRSSRAQKHGLAFRADVTPEKDLALALEGVVEQAVVLEKIPQLLVEVVVEILAEDGGLWDAIATGVCAALASGGFEMYDTFSACGAALLPDGSIVTDPSATEWNTAKATAVTCAMLNSGNMCFTAQRGSCEPTTALDLVTAALKGTLARKNVISSQLCEQFAF, encoded by the coding sequence ATGGGGGTGCCAACAATGGAACGAAGCCACGGTCGTCGCTCACCCGACGAGGTCCGTTACCCTCACATTGTGCTCAACGTGCTTGGACAGAGTTACAGTAGCGCATGCATCGAAGTCGGAAGCACGCGGGTCGTTTGCGCCGTACATCACCCACAACAACTAATTGATGAGTACCGCGGGAGTCGAGGACGTGTTGCCTGTACAGTGCGAAGATCCTCTCGCGCGCAAAAGCATGGATTAGCATTTCGAGCAGACGTCACACCAGAAAAAGACCTGGCCTTGGCGTTAGAAGGTGTAGTTGAGCAGGCAGTTGTGTTGGAGAAAATACCGCAGCTGTTGGTGGAGGTTGTGGTAGAGATCCTCGCAGAGGATGGCGGGCTTTGGGACGCGATAGCCACGGGTGTGTGTGCCGCACTGGCGAGTGGGGGATTTGAAATGTACGACACTTTTTCCGCCTGCGGTGCCGCGCTCCTGCCCGACGGCTCCATCGTGACCGATCCCAGCGCCACCGAGTGGAACACTGCTAAGGCCACAGCGGTCACGTGTGCCATGTTGAACTCAGGAAATATGTGCTTCACCGCGCAGCGGGGGTCGTGTGAGCCGACCACTGCACTCGACCTTGTGACGGCTGCTTTGAAGGGAACCTTGGCGCGTAAGAATGTCATCTCATCTCAGTTGTGCGAACAGTTTGCATTTTAG
- a CDS encoding translation initiation factor 2 subunit,putative has translation MSSAHNTLESIKYRRGVLQLLDQRRLPLETVYCDITSIDDICCAIKEMRVRGAPAIAVSAALALAVVAERELKEQRQNSVWKTADDMRQFLLMSCDKMMSARPTAVNLSKVLIQLKKDIETDKANTMEAVLETCVQLAEKIYAADVSFNERIMRHGAAHLLKLASKERVNILTICNTGALATSRYGTALGIVRQLFYEGHLQHLYACETRPWNQGARLTVYECVQENIPCTLICDSAVSAVMKTHDIDAVVVGADRICKNGDTANKIGTYNLAVAAAYHKVPFFVAAPSTTLDPLTPDGEGVVIEEREAAEITHIASGGGGLQSDKSNSDYGRKRVVADGPHLKVWNPVFDITPASLITGGIITENGVFPPATAGPLFDISRIVEP, from the coding sequence ATGAGCAGTGCGCACAACACTCTGGAGTCAATCAAGTATCGTCGGGGAGTGCTACAGCTGCTCGACCAGCGTCGACTTCCACTGGAAACAGTATACTGCGACATAACCAGTATTGACGACATATGTTGCGCCATTAAGGAGATGCGTGTTCGTGGTGCGCCCGCCATAGCTGTCAGCGCCGCCCTTGCACTTGCTGTGGTAGCAGAGCGGGAACTAAAGGAGCAGCGGCAAAACTCGGTGTGGAAAACCGCTGACGATATGCGGCAGTTTTTGCTGATGAGCTGTGACAAAATGATGTCTGCCCGTCCTACTGCGGTTAATCTATCAAAGGTGCTCATTCAATTGAAGAAAGATATTGAAACGGACAAGGCTAATACGATGGAAGCCGTGTTAGAGACTTGTGTTCAACTTGCCGAAAAAATATACGCCGCCGATGTTTCCTTCAATGAGAGAATTATGCGCCACGGTGCTGCCCACCTGTTGAAACTGGCGTCAAAAGAACGGGTGAACATTTTAACCATATGCAACACGGGGGCCCTTGCCACATCCCGCTATGGGACTGCTCTTGGCATTGTGCGGCAGCTCTTCTACGAGGGTCACCTGCAGCATCTGTATGCCTGCGAGACGCGGCCGTGGAATCAGGGGGCGAGGCTCACCGTCTACGAATGCGTACAAGAAAATATTCCATGCACACTCATCTGCGACAGCGCCGTTTCGGCCGTCATGAAAACGCACGACATCGacgctgttgttgtgggaGCCGACCGCATATGCAAAAACGGCGATACAGCAAATAAGATTGGCACGTACAACCTTGCGGTAGCGGCAGCATATCACAAGGTGCCCTTTTTTGTCGCAGCGCCTTCTACAACACTCGATCCGCTAACACCAGATGGTGAAGGGGTTGTCATCGAGGAGCGGGAAGCGGCGGAAATAACACATATCGCCAGCGGTGGCGGGGGCCTACAGAGTGACAAAAGCAATTCCGATTACGGGAGGAAGCGTGTGGTGGCAGACGGGCCCCATCTGAAAGTGTGGAATCCCGTGTTTGACATCACCCCCGCCTCTCTCATCACTGGAGGTATTATCACAGAGAACGGTGTCTTTCCCCCTGCCACAGCGGGTCCGCTCTTTGACATATCCCGTATTGTTGAGCCTTGA